A section of the Ornithinimicrobium sufpigmenti genome encodes:
- a CDS encoding preprotein translocase subunit YajC, which yields MTLATGAAASPGGGGLSILILALPILLLVWLMFSQRRRARALGEAQQALQVGQEVLTTAGIHGVVAGLENDVIHLRIAEGVVIRMDRRAVVPMTIAQAGPGRPAPGTDTDAGGTNPQ from the coding sequence ATGACACTCGCGACCGGCGCAGCCGCGTCCCCGGGGGGCGGCGGGCTCTCCATCCTCATTCTGGCCCTGCCGATCCTGCTCCTGGTCTGGTTGATGTTCTCCCAGCGGCGCCGCGCCAGGGCCCTGGGTGAGGCGCAGCAGGCGCTCCAGGTCGGCCAGGAGGTCCTGACCACCGCCGGCATCCATGGCGTGGTCGCCGGGCTGGAGAACGACGTCATCCACCTGCGGATCGCCGAGGGCGTCGTGATCCGGATGGACCGGCGCGCGGTCGTGCCGATGACCATCGCCCAGGCCGGCCCCGGGCGTCCCGCCCCGGGCACCGACACGGACGCCGGGGGGACCAACCCGCAATGA
- the ruvB gene encoding Holliday junction branch migration DNA helicase RuvB, which translates to MSDLEPDLGLGGDGFADGSREVGYAGEDPGVGRMVDPAGNDEERRIEAALRPRRLADFPGQQRVRDQLGLVLEAARRRGSPPDHVLLSGPPGLGKTTLAMIIAGELEQPIRITSGPAIQHAGDLAAVLSSLVEGEVLFLDEIHRMSRPAEEMLYLAMEDFRVDVIVGKGPGATAIPLELPPFTVVGATTRAGLLPAPLRDRFGFTGHLDYYATEDLVTILHRNADLLGIAADEAGVQQIASRSRGTPRIANRLLRRVRDWAQVHGEDRVDEPAARAALELFDVDALGLDRLDRAVLEALCTRFGGGPVGLSTLAVAVGEEPDTVETVAEPYLVREGFMIRTPRGRAASRAAWEHLGLTPPADAGPRVGGYPGAAGEAGAGRLGTPAGQDPLPLDD; encoded by the coding sequence ATGAGCGACCTGGAACCGGATCTGGGCCTGGGCGGCGACGGCTTCGCCGACGGCTCCCGCGAGGTCGGCTACGCGGGGGAGGACCCCGGTGTGGGGCGGATGGTCGATCCCGCCGGCAACGACGAGGAGCGGCGGATCGAGGCCGCCCTCCGTCCGCGCAGGCTTGCCGACTTCCCGGGACAGCAACGGGTGCGGGACCAGCTGGGTCTGGTCCTGGAGGCGGCGCGGCGACGCGGCAGCCCACCGGACCACGTCCTGCTCTCCGGCCCGCCCGGCCTGGGCAAGACCACCCTGGCGATGATCATCGCCGGCGAGCTGGAGCAGCCGATCCGCATCACCTCCGGGCCGGCCATCCAGCACGCCGGCGATCTGGCAGCGGTCCTGTCCTCACTGGTCGAGGGCGAGGTGCTCTTCCTCGACGAGATCCACCGCATGTCCCGCCCTGCGGAGGAGATGCTCTACCTGGCCATGGAGGACTTCCGGGTCGACGTCATCGTCGGCAAGGGTCCGGGCGCGACCGCGATCCCGTTGGAGCTGCCGCCGTTCACCGTCGTGGGAGCCACCACCCGGGCCGGGCTGCTGCCCGCGCCGCTGCGCGACCGGTTCGGCTTCACCGGCCACCTCGACTACTACGCCACCGAGGATCTGGTCACGATCCTGCATCGCAACGCCGACCTGCTCGGCATCGCGGCCGACGAAGCCGGTGTGCAGCAGATCGCCTCCCGATCCCGCGGCACCCCGAGGATCGCCAACCGGCTGCTGCGCCGGGTGCGGGACTGGGCTCAGGTGCACGGGGAGGACCGCGTCGACGAGCCCGCGGCCCGGGCCGCGCTGGAGCTCTTCGACGTCGACGCCCTGGGGCTGGACCGGCTGGACCGCGCCGTCCTGGAGGCGCTGTGCACCCGGTTCGGCGGGGGACCGGTCGGGTTGTCCACGCTCGCGGTCGCCGTCGGCGAGGAGCCGGACACGGTGGAGACCGTGGCCGAGCCCTACCTGGTCCGCGAGGGCTTCATGATCCGCACGCCCCGGGGCCGTGCCGCCAGCAGAGCCGCCTGGGAGCACCTCGGGCTGACCCCGCCGGCCGACGCCGGGCCGCGGGTGGGTGGCTATCCGGGCGCGGCTGGGGAGGCCGGCGCCGGGCGGCTCGGCACCCCGGCCGGTCAGGACCCGCTCCCCCTCGACGACTGA
- the pdxT gene encoding pyridoxal 5'-phosphate synthase glutaminase subunit PdxT: MPAPTVGVLAVQGDVREHLEALRAVGADPRPVRRPAELDGLAGLVIPGGESTTIDRLSRIFGLHAPVQELIRQGLPVYGSCAGMIQLAGQILDGHPEQRSFGGIDMTVRRNAFGRQVDSFEVDLPVVGMDGDPFRAVFIRAPWVERLGEEVEVLAEVDGHPVAVRQGSLLATSFHPEVTGDHRVHALFLDMCLTSGWHLPAGQVLSGG, from the coding sequence ATGCCGGCGCCCACGGTCGGCGTCCTCGCCGTCCAGGGCGACGTCCGAGAGCACCTCGAGGCGCTGCGCGCGGTCGGCGCGGACCCCCGCCCGGTCCGCCGGCCGGCGGAGCTCGACGGGCTGGCCGGGCTCGTCATCCCCGGCGGAGAGTCGACGACCATCGACCGGTTGTCGCGCATCTTCGGGCTGCACGCACCGGTGCAGGAGCTGATCCGGCAAGGGTTGCCGGTCTACGGTTCCTGCGCGGGGATGATCCAGCTGGCCGGGCAGATCCTCGACGGGCACCCGGAGCAGCGGTCGTTCGGCGGGATCGACATGACCGTGCGCCGCAACGCCTTCGGCCGGCAGGTCGACTCCTTCGAGGTCGACCTGCCGGTGGTCGGGATGGACGGCGATCCGTTCAGGGCCGTCTTCATCCGGGCGCCGTGGGTCGAGCGCCTGGGCGAGGAGGTCGAGGTGCTGGCCGAGGTGGACGGGCACCCGGTCGCCGTACGTCAGGGGTCGCTGCTGGCCACCAGCTTCCACCCCGAGGTCACCGGTGACCACCGGGTGCACGCGCTCTTCCTCGACATGTGCCTGACCTCAGGCTGGCATCTGCCTGCTGGCCAGGTCCTGAGCGGGGGCTAA
- a CDS encoding nitroreductase family deazaflavin-dependent oxidoreductase yields the protein MTHPSRPHALADDPSVHDPEAYLPLASEGVARQLADIDRSGTTDAASIQGRPIVVITMRGVRSGRLRRVPLMRVEHEGRYLAVASKGGHPTHPTWFHNISAHPDVLVQDGTTTHPLRARLLEDGPERQEWWDRAVAAFPPYAEYQERAAHRTIPLFLLEPTT from the coding sequence ATGACGCACCCCAGCCGCCCGCACGCGCTCGCCGACGACCCTTCCGTGCACGACCCAGAGGCCTACCTGCCGCTGGCCTCGGAAGGGGTGGCGCGTCAGCTGGCCGACATCGACCGGTCCGGCACCACCGACGCGGCGTCGATCCAGGGCCGTCCGATCGTGGTCATCACCATGCGCGGCGTCCGCTCCGGGCGGCTCCGCCGGGTGCCCCTGATGCGGGTCGAGCACGAGGGCCGCTACCTCGCGGTGGCCAGCAAGGGCGGTCACCCCACGCACCCGACCTGGTTCCACAACATCAGCGCCCACCCGGACGTGCTCGTCCAGGACGGCACCACGACGCACCCGTTGCGAGCACGGCTGCTCGAGGATGGCCCGGAGCGCCAGGAGTGGTGGGACCGGGCCGTCGCCGCCTTCCCGCCGTATGCCGAGTACCAGGAGCGGGCAGCGCACCGCACCATCCCGCTGTTCCTGCTGGAGCCGACGACCTGA
- a CDS encoding HIT family protein, which translates to MSDGGDAGVEQAADLPGMQDGFERLWTPHRMAYVRGERPSKDAGDGCPFCVAPQKDDEAGLIVHRGEHCYVVLNLFPYNPGHLLVCPYRHVSLYIDLTAEETAEFTALTQAAIRAVTAAANPAGYNLGMNQGEVAGAGVAAHLHQHLVPRWLGDANFLPIVAQTKALPQLLEDVRRQLVDSWPGSEGA; encoded by the coding sequence ATGAGCGACGGAGGCGACGCCGGTGTCGAGCAGGCCGCCGACCTGCCGGGGATGCAGGACGGCTTCGAGCGGCTGTGGACGCCGCACCGGATGGCCTACGTCCGGGGCGAGCGACCCAGCAAGGACGCGGGGGACGGCTGCCCCTTCTGCGTAGCGCCGCAGAAGGACGACGAGGCCGGGCTGATCGTGCACCGGGGGGAGCACTGCTACGTCGTGCTCAACCTCTTCCCCTACAACCCGGGGCACCTGCTCGTCTGCCCCTACCGGCACGTGTCGCTCTACATCGACCTGACCGCCGAGGAGACGGCTGAGTTCACCGCTCTGACCCAGGCGGCGATCCGGGCGGTGACGGCGGCGGCCAACCCGGCCGGCTACAACCTCGGCATGAACCAGGGGGAGGTGGCCGGCGCCGGCGTGGCCGCCCACCTGCACCAGCACCTCGTGCCCCGCTGGCTGGGCGATGCCAACTTCCTGCCGATCGTCGCCCAGACCAAGGCGCTGCCGCAGTTGCTGGAGGACGTGCGCCGTCAGCTGGTGGACAGCTGGCCCGGCTCCGAGGGCGCCTGA
- the pdxS gene encoding pyridoxal 5'-phosphate synthase lyase subunit PdxS: MSQSSQSSQSAEPTHATGTTRVKRGMADMLKGGVIMDVVTAEQAKIAEDAGAVAVMALERVPADIRAQGGVSRMSDPDMIDSIIESVSIPVMAKARIGHFVEAQVLQSLGVDYIDESEVLTPADYANHIDKWAFQVPFVCGATNLGEALRRITEGAAMIRSKGEAGTGDVSNATTHMRTLRAEINRLRSMAEDELYVAAKELQAPYDLVKEVASAGKLPVVLFTAGGIATPADAAMMMQLGAEGVFVGSGIFKSGNPAQRAAAIVKATTFHDDPDTIAEVSRGLGEAMVGINVDDIPVPHRLAERGW, encoded by the coding sequence ATGAGCCAGTCCTCCCAGTCCTCGCAGTCCGCTGAGCCCACCCACGCCACCGGCACCACCCGCGTCAAGCGCGGCATGGCCGACATGCTCAAGGGCGGCGTCATCATGGACGTCGTCACCGCGGAGCAGGCCAAGATCGCCGAGGACGCCGGCGCCGTGGCGGTGATGGCGCTGGAGCGGGTCCCCGCCGACATCCGCGCCCAGGGTGGCGTGTCCAGGATGAGCGACCCGGACATGATCGACAGCATCATCGAGTCGGTCTCCATCCCGGTCATGGCCAAGGCCCGCATCGGTCACTTCGTCGAGGCCCAGGTGCTGCAGAGCCTCGGGGTCGACTACATCGACGAGTCCGAGGTGCTCACCCCGGCCGACTACGCCAACCACATCGACAAGTGGGCCTTCCAGGTCCCCTTCGTCTGCGGCGCCACCAACCTCGGTGAGGCCCTGCGGCGCATCACCGAGGGTGCGGCGATGATCCGGTCCAAGGGCGAGGCCGGCACCGGTGACGTCTCCAACGCGACCACCCACATGCGTACGTTGCGCGCGGAGATCAACCGGCTGCGCTCGATGGCCGAGGACGAGCTCTACGTCGCCGCCAAGGAGCTGCAGGCCCCCTACGACCTCGTCAAGGAGGTGGCCAGCGCCGGCAAGCTGCCCGTCGTGCTGTTCACCGCCGGCGGCATCGCCACCCCCGCCGACGCGGCTATGATGATGCAGCTGGGCGCCGAGGGCGTCTTCGTCGGCTCCGGCATCTTCAAGTCCGGCAACCCGGCCCAGCGCGCCGCCGCGATCGTCAAGGCCACCACCTTCCACGACGACCCCGACACCATCGCCGAGGTCTCCCGCGGCCTGGGTGAGGCGATGGTCGGGATCAACGTCGACGACATCCCGGTCCCGCACCGGCTGGCCGAGCGCGGCTGGTAG
- a CDS encoding YebC/PmpR family DNA-binding transcriptional regulator, whose product MAGHSKWATTKHKKAALDAKRGKLFAKLIKNIEVAARLGGGDPAGNPTLYDAIQKAKKSSVPNDNIDRAVKRGSGAEAGGAAYEALVYEGYAPGGVALYIECLTDNKNRAVMEVRTALSRNGGTMADSGSVAYLFERKGQVVVPKEQGPGEATEDALLEIVLDAGAEDVQDLGESFEVISEAGDVVAVRSALQEAGLDYDSAEVTFVPSMEVELDAEGARKVMRVVDALEDCDDVQNVYSNADISDEVLAELDED is encoded by the coding sequence ATGGCTGGGCACTCCAAGTGGGCGACGACCAAGCACAAGAAGGCGGCGCTGGACGCCAAGCGCGGCAAGCTCTTCGCCAAGCTCATCAAGAACATCGAGGTCGCGGCGCGTCTGGGTGGCGGCGACCCGGCCGGTAACCCGACGCTCTACGACGCGATCCAGAAGGCGAAGAAGAGCTCGGTCCCCAACGACAACATCGACCGCGCGGTCAAGCGCGGCTCCGGCGCCGAGGCGGGGGGCGCGGCGTACGAGGCGCTGGTCTACGAGGGCTATGCCCCCGGCGGGGTCGCTCTGTACATCGAGTGCCTCACCGACAACAAGAACCGCGCGGTGATGGAGGTGCGCACGGCACTGTCCCGCAACGGCGGCACCATGGCCGACAGCGGCTCGGTGGCCTACCTGTTCGAACGCAAGGGCCAGGTCGTGGTGCCCAAGGAGCAGGGACCCGGCGAGGCCACCGAGGACGCCCTGCTGGAGATCGTCCTGGACGCCGGTGCCGAGGACGTCCAGGACCTGGGGGAGTCCTTCGAGGTGATCTCCGAGGCCGGCGACGTGGTGGCGGTGCGCTCTGCGCTGCAGGAGGCGGGTCTGGACTACGACTCCGCCGAGGTCACCTTCGTGCCCAGCATGGAGGTGGAGCTGGACGCCGAGGGTGCGCGCAAGGTCATGCGGGTCGTGGACGCGCTGGAGGACTGCGACGACGTGCAGAACGTCTACTCCAACGCCGACATCTCCGACGAGGTGCTGGCCGAGCTGGACGAGGACTGA
- a CDS encoding response regulator transcription factor: protein MPDLSFTRRLRVGLITDSEIVRDGVRALLAPHTARVTLVEPAGPAAPAWDVALLDAWSPDIVDQAALRKAARDPRIRRVVLYTSSHPATLPPFTASRPARLSLPKQLNGAQLVQALEELCGGPAPRTTTVDRAEPAHGLTRRQAEIIGLITTGLTNEEIIERTGLSKNTVKTYIRAAYGRIGVDSRARAVRWGMENGFLTSPGSPSTVPSQAARPFPVATAKSRPDPSTQAPSEPGQLSTS, encoded by the coding sequence GTGCCCGACCTTTCTTTCACCCGCAGACTGCGGGTCGGGCTGATCACCGACTCCGAGATCGTCCGGGATGGCGTCCGTGCGCTGCTGGCGCCGCATACCGCCCGGGTGACGCTTGTCGAGCCGGCCGGCCCCGCCGCGCCCGCCTGGGACGTCGCCCTCCTCGACGCGTGGTCGCCGGACATCGTCGACCAGGCGGCGTTGCGGAAGGCGGCGCGCGACCCGCGGATCCGCAGGGTCGTCCTCTACACCTCCTCCCACCCGGCCACCCTGCCTCCTTTCACAGCCAGCCGCCCGGCGCGGCTGTCGCTGCCCAAGCAGCTGAACGGCGCCCAGCTGGTGCAGGCCCTGGAGGAGCTCTGCGGCGGGCCCGCCCCTCGGACCACCACGGTCGACCGGGCCGAGCCCGCGCACGGGCTGACCCGGCGCCAGGCCGAGATCATCGGCCTGATCACCACCGGGCTGACCAACGAGGAGATCATCGAGCGGACCGGGCTGTCCAAGAACACGGTGAAGACCTACATCCGCGCGGCCTACGGCCGGATCGGCGTGGACAGCCGCGCCCGGGCAGTGCGCTGGGGTATGGAGAACGGCTTCCTGACCAGTCCGGGCTCGCCCAGCACGGTCCCGAGCCAGGCGGCCCGCCCCTTCCCCGTCGCCACGGCGAAGAGCAGACCCGACCCGTCGACTCAGGCGCCCTCGGAGCCGGGCCAGCTGTCCACCAGCTGA
- the secD gene encoding protein translocase subunit SecD, producing the protein MSFTTPNTSRPEEDLPGSGRTTGRKQTTSSGRPPKTKSRGRRRARMRGPIRTLVALAVVMAALFGGIGAAHVWGNPRADLTPQLGLDLAGGRQIVIAPITEEGASVSSEQLDQAIDIIRRRVDGTGVSEAEVSQMGSNISVAIPGSPTREQLEALGRSSQLQFRPVLAAQLILPPGEELPAPRTLPLPRSVLEELNAPDPEGVPDPLTEGIDGQDEDADVDDAVQTEENRGGEAPAALRGGTSAAVSAQAAAGTTDVLAAQDAEQTEAPDSPEQTQTPEEPLPPADPSDLNQITAELQQQFLAEDCTGDVASDVANAPADEPIVTCNTEATEKYILGPTELSGASVTDATFGPEQLQGGAPTGRWQVVLTFDNEGGQTFADITQRLFSYRSAPSPTGQVDARNRFAMVLDGEVISAPGVQSVISGGTATITGDFTAEESETLANQLRFGALPLSFEVQTDEQISPTLGGEQLRWGMIAGGIGLLLVFAFMLVQYHALGFVAIAALVIAAALAYGGVTLLGWSSNLRLTMAGITGLIVSIGITADSFIVYFERIRDEVRAGRPLRYAVDTGWARARRTLIISDVVNLLAAVVLYMLSEAGVAAFAFMLGLATVIDLIVVFMFTHPIVSILANTRYFGEGRKWSGMEPERLGAKRSAYLGRGQVREPDVIPVGSRRHTREELEGGVV; encoded by the coding sequence ATGAGCTTCACCACCCCCAACACCTCCCGTCCCGAGGAGGACCTGCCGGGCAGCGGCCGCACCACCGGCCGCAAGCAGACCACCTCCTCCGGCCGCCCCCCGAAGACGAAGTCCCGCGGTCGCCGCCGGGCCCGCATGCGCGGCCCGATCCGCACGCTGGTCGCCCTCGCCGTCGTGATGGCCGCCCTCTTCGGGGGCATCGGTGCCGCCCACGTGTGGGGCAACCCCCGCGCCGACCTCACGCCCCAGCTGGGCCTGGACCTGGCCGGCGGCCGCCAGATCGTCATCGCGCCGATCACCGAGGAGGGCGCGTCGGTCAGCAGCGAGCAGCTCGACCAGGCGATCGACATCATCCGGCGCCGGGTCGACGGCACGGGTGTCAGCGAGGCCGAGGTCTCCCAGATGGGCAGCAACATCTCCGTGGCCATCCCGGGCAGCCCGACCCGTGAGCAGCTCGAGGCCCTCGGCCGGTCCTCCCAGCTGCAGTTCCGCCCGGTCCTCGCGGCGCAGCTGATCCTGCCGCCCGGTGAGGAACTGCCGGCACCGCGCACGCTGCCACTGCCCCGCAGCGTGCTCGAGGAGCTGAACGCACCGGACCCCGAAGGCGTGCCGGACCCGCTCACCGAGGGCATCGACGGCCAGGACGAGGACGCCGACGTCGACGACGCGGTCCAGACGGAGGAGAACCGCGGCGGCGAGGCCCCCGCCGCCCTGCGCGGCGGCACCAGCGCTGCCGTCTCCGCCCAGGCCGCCGCGGGCACGACGGACGTGCTCGCCGCCCAGGACGCCGAGCAGACCGAAGCCCCCGACTCTCCCGAGCAGACCCAGACGCCGGAGGAGCCTCTCCCGCCGGCCGACCCCTCGGACCTCAACCAGATCACCGCCGAGCTGCAGCAGCAGTTCCTCGCCGAGGACTGCACGGGCGACGTCGCCTCCGACGTGGCCAACGCCCCGGCGGACGAGCCGATCGTCACCTGCAACACGGAGGCCACGGAGAAGTACATCCTCGGCCCCACCGAGCTCTCCGGCGCCAGCGTCACCGACGCCACCTTCGGCCCCGAGCAGCTCCAGGGCGGCGCCCCGACCGGACGCTGGCAGGTCGTGCTGACCTTCGACAACGAGGGCGGCCAGACCTTCGCCGACATCACCCAGCGGCTGTTCAGCTACCGCAGTGCTCCCTCACCCACGGGGCAGGTCGACGCCCGCAACCGGTTCGCGATGGTCCTGGACGGCGAGGTCATCTCCGCCCCGGGCGTGCAGTCGGTGATCTCCGGCGGCACCGCGACCATCACCGGCGACTTCACCGCTGAGGAGTCCGAGACGCTGGCCAACCAGCTGCGCTTCGGTGCCCTGCCGCTGAGCTTCGAGGTCCAGACCGACGAGCAGATCAGCCCGACCCTGGGCGGTGAGCAGCTGCGCTGGGGCATGATCGCCGGCGGCATCGGCCTGCTCCTCGTCTTCGCCTTCATGCTGGTCCAGTACCACGCCCTCGGGTTCGTGGCGATCGCCGCCCTCGTCATCGCCGCCGCGCTGGCCTACGGCGGCGTGACCCTGCTGGGCTGGTCCAGCAACCTGCGCCTGACGATGGCCGGGATCACCGGGCTGATCGTCTCCATCGGCATCACGGCCGACAGCTTCATCGTCTACTTCGAACGCATCCGGGACGAGGTCCGTGCCGGACGACCGCTGCGGTACGCCGTGGACACCGGGTGGGCGCGGGCCCGCCGGACCCTGATCATCTCCGACGTGGTCAACCTCCTCGCGGCCGTCGTGCTCTACATGCTCTCCGAGGCGGGGGTCGCCGCCTTCGCGTTCATGCTGGGCCTGGCCACGGTCATCGACCTCATCGTGGTGTTCATGTTCACCCACCCCATCGTCAGCATCCTGGCCAACACCCGCTACTTCGGCGAGGGCCGCAAGTGGTCGGGTATGGAGCCGGAGCGGCTGGGTGCCAAGCGCTCTGCCTACCTCGGCCGGGGCCAGGTGCGTGAGCCGGACGTGATCCCGGTCGGTTCCAGACGGCATACCCGCGAAGAGCTGGAAGGCGGTGTGGTCTGA
- the ruvC gene encoding crossover junction endodeoxyribonuclease RuvC, with translation MRVLGVDPGLTRCGLGVVEGLPGRRLRMIAVGVVRTPPEDEPHERLLSVQTEIDQWIADWAPDAIAVERIFAKANIKGIMGTAQASAVPMLAAARLGLPLAMHTPSEIKAAVTGNGRADKAQVGHMVTRILGLEEAPRPADAADALALAICHLWRGGYDARVDQAGTPGGRTNRLQAAEQAAGQGAPNRLAELHAQHRTAQRAAAARAGGRSGVRPVTTRRIVP, from the coding sequence GTGCGCGTCCTCGGCGTCGACCCCGGCCTGACCCGCTGCGGCCTCGGTGTGGTCGAGGGGCTGCCCGGTCGCCGGCTGCGGATGATCGCCGTGGGCGTCGTGCGCACCCCGCCGGAGGACGAACCGCACGAGCGGCTGCTGTCCGTGCAGACCGAGATCGACCAGTGGATCGCCGACTGGGCGCCCGACGCGATCGCCGTGGAGCGCATCTTCGCCAAGGCCAACATCAAGGGCATCATGGGCACCGCCCAGGCCTCGGCCGTGCCCATGCTCGCCGCCGCCCGGCTCGGTCTCCCGCTGGCGATGCACACCCCGTCGGAGATCAAGGCCGCCGTCACCGGCAACGGCCGCGCTGACAAGGCGCAGGTCGGGCACATGGTCACCCGCATCCTCGGGCTCGAGGAGGCACCACGGCCGGCGGACGCGGCCGACGCCCTCGCGCTGGCCATCTGCCACCTGTGGCGGGGCGGGTATGACGCTCGCGTCGACCAGGCCGGCACGCCCGGCGGGCGGACCAACCGGCTGCAGGCGGCCGAGCAGGCCGCGGGCCAGGGCGCACCCAACCGGCTCGCCGAGCTGCACGCCCAGCACCGCACCGCCCAGCGTGCCGCCGCGGCCCGGGCCGGTGGCCGCTCCGGCGTACGACCCGTCACCACCAGGAGGATCGTCCCGTGA
- a CDS encoding ANTAR domain-containing protein produces the protein MNDRPREAVTEVAADMSGLLNLLASSTGTGLDLARLVFFACRSMPVESTCGLTLVRKGRAPRTMVATDEVARVIDALQHEVGEGPSLEAARVPTLEPADDLSTESRWPEFARRCVEETGIRSMLAVRLPLAGGDVASLTFSSRFPSAFGELTVGLAALYAPIAALGVEQLLRQQDAEELGTALTSSRQIGTAIGIIMERNLVTSEEAMAILRRSSQHLNRKLRDIAAEVAETGEMPPEPPADASR, from the coding sequence GTGAACGATCGGCCGCGCGAGGCGGTCACCGAGGTGGCGGCCGATATGTCGGGTCTGCTCAACCTCCTCGCCTCGTCGACGGGGACCGGGTTGGACCTGGCGCGTCTGGTGTTCTTCGCCTGCCGGTCGATGCCCGTGGAGTCCACCTGTGGGCTGACCCTGGTCCGCAAGGGGCGGGCCCCGCGGACGATGGTGGCCACGGACGAGGTCGCCCGGGTGATCGACGCGCTCCAGCACGAGGTGGGCGAGGGGCCCAGCCTGGAGGCCGCCCGCGTGCCCACCCTCGAGCCGGCGGACGACCTGTCCACGGAGTCGCGCTGGCCGGAGTTCGCCCGCCGGTGCGTGGAGGAGACCGGGATCCGCAGCATGCTGGCGGTCCGACTCCCGCTGGCCGGCGGCGACGTGGCCTCGCTCACCTTCAGCTCACGGTTCCCGTCGGCGTTCGGTGAGCTGACCGTCGGGCTGGCGGCGCTCTATGCACCGATCGCCGCCCTGGGCGTGGAGCAGCTGCTGCGTCAGCAGGATGCCGAGGAGCTGGGGACGGCCCTGACCAGCAGCCGGCAGATCGGCACCGCCATCGGCATCATCATGGAGCGCAACCTGGTCACCTCCGAGGAGGCGATGGCGATCCTGAGGCGCAGCAGCCAGCACCTGAACCGCAAGCTGCGTGACATCGCTGCTGAGGTCGCCGAGACGGGGGAGATGCCACCCGAGCCCCCCGCCGACGCCTCCCGCTGA
- the ruvA gene encoding Holliday junction branch migration protein RuvA — protein MIASVRGPVRHVGLDHLVVEVGGVGLLVHTTPATAADGRTGEEITLETTLVVREESLTLYGFAGADAKALFEQVQTVSGVGPRLALAMLSVHAPDALRAALARGDLAALTKVPGIGKKSAERLVLELKDKILAVGVDPAELSVAPAGAAGAEDAVVGQVRAALEGLGWNTRQADAALATVTSAPDAPTDVAAVLRAALRELGR, from the coding sequence GTGATCGCTTCCGTCCGCGGCCCCGTCCGGCACGTGGGTCTGGACCATCTGGTCGTCGAGGTGGGGGGCGTGGGCCTGCTGGTCCACACCACGCCCGCCACCGCGGCCGACGGCAGGACGGGTGAGGAGATCACCCTGGAGACCACCCTGGTGGTGCGGGAGGAGTCGTTGACCCTCTACGGCTTCGCCGGCGCGGACGCCAAAGCGCTCTTCGAGCAGGTGCAGACCGTCAGCGGTGTCGGTCCCCGGCTCGCGCTGGCGATGCTCTCGGTGCACGCTCCCGACGCCCTGCGCGCCGCCCTTGCCCGTGGCGACCTGGCCGCGCTGACCAAGGTGCCCGGCATCGGCAAGAAGTCGGCCGAGCGTTTGGTGCTGGAGCTGAAGGACAAGATCCTCGCCGTCGGCGTGGACCCGGCCGAGCTGTCGGTCGCGCCCGCCGGCGCTGCCGGTGCCGAGGACGCTGTCGTGGGACAGGTGCGCGCGGCCCTGGAGGGCTTGGGCTGGAACACCCGCCAGGCGGACGCAGCCCTCGCCACCGTCACCTCAGCGCCCGACGCACCCACCGACGTGGCTGCCGTGCTGCGGGCCGCGCTGCGGGAGCTGGGCCGATGA